One Carassius auratus strain Wakin chromosome 3, ASM336829v1, whole genome shotgun sequence genomic region harbors:
- the LOC113054581 gene encoding GTPase IMAP family member 4 yields the protein MPKREDFGDVELRILVIGSSGPSQFLLTNFILGREEFSEEVCSIASSQKNVGEIVGRRVAVVNGPNLYDKGMSKSKMRKELKKSMCLSTPGPHAILITFDLEKICPNDMKTPKLVKDKFGENVLNYTMILLVYDGHLRGRALNDKVMRTDWHLRELVEQCNCRYHVFSKNWRNRSGSRELLHKIERMLQTMGGHHYVNRSYKRAEESVRNEERKLRKKRRSETERTCRELEEQFQGDELCWQMDTVNARVGAEIRAEAELQNSWLRTSLAVGLGLGFVAGAAMGMIVCSVEGPAGMVVGGAVGGVMGGASGAAAQLAIEHLDDRVGTHSANFNTVFVNRFYRAPPV from the exons ATGCCTAAAAGAGAAG ACTTTGGTGATGTGGAACTAAGGATATTGGTTATCGGGAGCAGTGGGCCATCTCAGTTCCTTCTCACCAACTTCATTTTGGGAAGAGAGGAGTTCTCTGAGGAAGTCTGTAGCATTGCGAGCAGCCAGAAAAACGTGGGCGAGATAGTAGGAAGACGGGTCGCAGTAGTCAACGGACCGAACCTGTATGACAAAGGCATGTCAAAGTCCAAGATGAGGAAAGAGCTGAAAAAATCAATGTGCTTGTCGACTCCTGGACCTCATGCCATACTCATCACATTCGACCTGGAGAAGATCTGCCCCAACGATATGAAGACTCCCAAGCTGGTTAAGGATAAATTTGGAGAGAATGTCTTGAATTACACAATGATCCTCTTGGTTTACGACGGACATCTGAGAGGCAGAGCGCTTAATGATAAGGTCATGAGAACCGACTGGCATCTAAGGGAACTTGTGGAGCAATGCAACTGCCGCTATCACGTCTTCAGTAAGAACTGGAGGAACCGCAGCGGGAGCCGGGAGCTCCTACATAAGATCGAGCGGATGCTGCAGACTATGGGCGGACACCATTATGTTAACAGATCTTACAAGAGGGCAGAGGAAAGTGTCAGAAATGAGGAGAGAAAGCTACGCAAGAAGAGACGGTCTGAGACCGAGCGGACGTGCCGGGAACTGGAGGAGCAGTTTCAGGGGGATGAGCTATGCTGGCAGATGGATACTGTCAATGCGAGGGTGGGGGCAGAAATCAGGGCCGAAGCCGAGCTGCAGAATAGCTGGCTCAGGACTTCACTGGCTGTGGGATTGGGACTGGGGTTTGTGGCTGGAGCCGCCATGGGAATGATCGTGTGCTCTGTGGAAGGACCAGCAGGAATGGTGGTGGGAGGGGCTGTGGGTGGTGTCATGGGCGGGGCTTCAGGTGCTGCTGCACAGCTGGCCATTGAACACTTGGATGACAGAGTGGGAACACATTCAGCcaattttaatacagtttttgtaAACCGCTTCTATCGGGCACCTCCAGTCTGA
- the LOC113053613 gene encoding claudin-4-like, with protein MATTGMQLFGLVLSIMGWVGGFLVCTLPMWRVTAFIGNNIVTAQITWEGLWMNCIWQSTGEIQCKVYDSLLALPSDMKAARGLTVLALLICTLALTLGVLGVKCTQCVGLPSPKARLARVSGVLFFIAGFLILIPVCWTAHSIIRDFYDPYVAAPHKRELGPALYLGWGGSALLLIGGSLLYAGSNPPGIPSSPTFSSGESSPRRAGGPAQVKGYV; from the coding sequence ATGGCAACTACCGGCATGCAGCTGTTTGGCTTGGTCCTGTCCATCATGGGTTGGGTGGGTGGCTTCCTGGTGTGCACTTTGCCCATGTGGAGGGTCACTGCCTTCATCGGAAACAACATTGTAACGGCACAGATCACATGGGAGGGCCTGTGGATGAATTGCATCTGGCAAAGTACAGGGGAGATTCAGTGCAAGGTCTATGACAGCCTGCTGGCTCTTCCTAGTGACATGAAGGCTGCCCGGGGTCTGACGGTTCTCGCGTTACTCATCTGCACCCTGGCACTCACTCTGGGTGTTCTGGGTGTCAAGTGCACACAGTGCGTGGGCCTCCCAAGCCCCAAGGCACGCTTGGCCCGCGTGTCTGGTGTGCTCTTTTTCATCGCTGGGTTCCTCATCCTCATACCTGTCTGCTGGACAGCCCATTCCATCATCAGGGATTTCTATGACCCATATGTGGCAGCTCCTCACAAACGTGAGCTCGGCCCTGCGCTCTACCTAGGTTGGGGAGGTTCAGCTCTGCTTTTGATCGGTGGATCTCTCCTCTACGCAGGGTCCAATCCCCCTGGGATTCCCTCTTCTCCTACATTTAGCAGTGGCGAGAGCAGCCCACGTCGAGCGGGTGGACCAGCCCAGGTCAAGGGTTATGTTTAA